In Haemorhous mexicanus isolate bHaeMex1 chromosome 6, bHaeMex1.pri, whole genome shotgun sequence, a single window of DNA contains:
- the SOCS4 gene encoding suppressor of cytokine signaling 4 gives MAENKDGSVKNADVRPKSSRSRSADRKDGYVWSGKKLSWSKKSEHCPDAETASAAGRSGTNLRSQERKYSCSSIELDLDRSCGHRFLGRSLKQKLQDAVGQCFPIKNCSSRHTSGLPSKRKIHISELMLDKCPFPPRSELAFRWHLIKRHTAPISPKAEEWIIADLSQHEEREDQLRDEEIANGGMDSPSQSCDFTDSSSSRGDPRPELVTGKVARSSRDESDMDSDDEVITLCTSSRKRNKPKWETDDELLRMETPPKYHTQIDYVHCLVPDLLQINNNPCYWGVMDKYAAEALLEGKPEGTFLLRDSAQEDYLFSVSFRRYSRSLHARIEQWNHNFSFDAHDPCVFHSPDITGLLEHYKDPSSCMFFEPLLSTPLNRTFPFSLQHICRTVICNCTTYDGIDALPIPPSVKLYLKEYHYKSKVRVLRIDVPEQQS, from the coding sequence ATGGCAGAAAACAAGGACGGCAGTGTGAAAAACGCAGATGTGAGGCCCAAAAGCAGCCGGAGCAGGAGCGCAGACAGAAAGGATGGCTACGTCTGGAGTGGGAAAAAGCTCTCCTGGTCCAAGAAAAGTGAGCATTGTCCTGATGCTGAAACAGCAAGCGCTGCAGGAAGGTCGGGGACTAATTTGAGGAGCCAAGAGAGGAAGTATAGCTGCTCATCCATCGAGCTGGATCTAGACCGGTCCTGTGGCCACAGGTTTTTAGGGCGGTCTCTCAAACAGAAGCTGCAGGATGCTGTGGGTCAGTGCTTTCCCATAAAGAACTGCAGCAGCCGGCACACCTCTGGACTGCCATCCAAAAGGAAGATCCATATCAGTGAGCTGATGCTGGATAAGTGTCCTTTCCCTCCACGCTCAGAGCTGGCTTTCCGGTGGCACTTGATCAAAAGGCACACGGCCCCTATAAGTCCAAAGGCAGAAGAATGGATAATTGCTGATTTATCCCAGCACGAGGAAAGGGAGGATCAGCTGCGAGATGAGGAGATTGCCAATGGGGGGATGGACTCTCCCTCGCAGTCCTGTGACTTCACTGACAGCAGTTCTTCTCGGGGTGACCCGAGGCCTGAGCTGGTGACAGGTAAGGTGGCAAGGAGCAGTAGAGATGAGAGCGACATGGACTCCGATGATGAAGTCATAACTCTGTGCACAAGTTCTCGGAAACGAAACAAGCCCAAGTGGGAAACGGATGACGAGCTGCTACGGATGGAGACGCCCCCGAAATACCACACCCAGATTGATTATGTCCACTGCCTAGTGCCAGACCTCCTCCAGATCAATAACAATCCCTGCTACTGGGGAGTCATGGATAAATACGCAGCCGAGGCACTGCTGGAAGGGAAGCCAGAGGGAACGTTTCTGTTGCGAGACTCTGCCCAGGAGGACTATTTGTTTTCCGTGAGCTTCCGCCGCTACAGTCGCTCCCTCCACGCCCGGATAGAGCAGTGGAATCACAACTTCAGCTTTGATGCCCACGATCCCTGTGTCTTCCATTCTCCTGACATCACGGGACTCCTAGAACACTACAAAGATCCAAGTTCCTGTATGTTCTTTGAACCACTTTTATCCACTCCCCTGAACAGgacctttcccttctctctccagCATATATGTAGAACGGTCATTTGCAACTGTACAACTTATGATGGTATCGATGCACTTCCCATTCCTCCCTCGGTGAAGCTGTATCTGAAGGAATATCATTATAAGTCAAAAGTTAGAGTGCTCAGGATTGATGTACCAGAGCAGCAAagctag